A stretch of Chiloscyllium punctatum isolate Juve2018m chromosome 34, sChiPun1.3, whole genome shotgun sequence DNA encodes these proteins:
- the LOC140458769 gene encoding uncharacterized protein isoform X1 — protein sequence MVGQPERQSQGGQESSINPVARFLSVLFILLVSCGVGSNSTQFHPQMPQGKTTERGHATNQRTSHTTIHQEQFGTGSQTTAITGTHNSTQTNSHAQTTTHQDDGPDTQHEQNQCSVKNPMQGLHRTHYIGQTGRQLTIRIHEHQLTMKQHDQLSLVATHTDDKQREFDWDNTTIIGQAKQRTAREFLEAWHLSTDSINKYIVLDPIYRPLQRTARTDNRKRQRQATINAGGNITEALHRRIPEDVT from the exons atggttggtcagccagaaagacaaagtcagggaggtcaggagtcttcaataaatcctgttgccag gtttctcagtgtgttgtttatcctattggtgagctgtggggtggggtcaaactccacacaatttcatccacagatgcctcagggaaagacaacggaacgaggacatgccacaaaccaaaggactagccacactaccatacatcaagaacagtTCGGAACtggcagccagactactgcgatcactgggactcataacagcacacaaaccaacagccacgctcagacaacaactcaccaggacgatggacccgatacccaacatgagcaaaaccaatgtagtgtaaaaaaccccatgcaaggactgcacagaacacactacataggacaaacaggaagacagctaacgatccgtatccatgaacaccaactaaccatgaaacaacacgaccagctatccttagtagccacacacacagatgacaagcaacgtgagttcgactgggacaacactactattataggacaagccaaacagagaacagccagggaattcctagaggcatggcacttatccacagattcaatcaataaatacATCGTCCTGGACCcgatataccggccactacagcggacagctcgaactgacaaccggaagcggcagagacaggccactataaatgccggaggaaacatcacagaagcccttcacaggaggatccctgaggatgtcacctag